Part of the Anopheles gambiae chromosome 3, idAnoGambNW_F1_1, whole genome shotgun sequence genome is shown below.
TAGAAATCCACAAGACTTTgtatttttacgatttttAGGAGCTCAAATTTAATGCCATTAGCTACCCAACACATCCATAGGCTCTAGTAAAGCTCTGAATTACAAAACTGCCCAATGGTAGACCGTACGTATGGACGCAAACCACGGTACCTTACCATACGGCTACCAAATGCCAAGCCGCATTAGAGCGGAATTCACCACATGTAGCCTCCTAACTGCCCAGAAGCATCTCTCATGCCTTTGAGgaataatatcaaaacaatGATTAtttgagtttctttttttctgtattatATTTTCAACTTTCCATAAAAGAAGAGCAAAACGTAACAGCTTACGCTAAAGACGTAATGTTTTGATTCGCAACGTTTGATTTGcggggtgtttgtttgtttgttttccaactGTTTTCCATAGTGTCGATTGCGCGTTGGTGAGTGCATGGCAAGCAGGGAGAATGTGTTATATTTTCTCACAAGTTCTATAATCTTCTCTCTACAATAAGAGATATTAATGgctaataataaaacaaaacacgctcCATTCTCCAAACCTTTCAaccaacacatgcacacacacaaacacgattgacGACGATGATATCGTGACAATACAATTTAAGTAACAGTTTATATGTGCAACTTGTGAAACGATAGGTGCTGTAGTAGAGAAGATCAGTaaaagtgtgtatgtttgggtGCATTGTATATTTTGGCGTTTGGCTTTGAGTCTACCCTGCTTTGAATTGAATAAAagacaattttaatttcactcCTCCAACTGTAGATGTATGGAAACGAAGCGGTTGGATAATCAATGAAAAAGAAATAGTGCAACGCTTACACGACGGTGGAAAACGATTGGAAAGTACAACATATGCCGGGTTCGTTCGAGCGCATTTCCACAGATCGCTCTCGATCGCACCCGAACGGACTCGTGGACTAGTTCTAAAACGTACAAAGATCAGTCTCTAGGTTGTCGCCTCTTGCTACTAGGTTTGTTCATATAGGTTTCCTACTCGATCTCCACTAACGGCTCTTACACCTCATTCACCTGCAATCGGGTGTGCATTAGCTAGGATGAACGTAATTACTTTAGAATTCGGTTATATTCGTAAGAAAACGGGTGTACAATAATCGCACAACGGGCAACCGCATTCAGCGGCACGGGAACGATACATGAGAGAGTTAAATTGAAGAGCGGTTgattggttggtttgtttgaattttcttACACATTATTTCCAACATTTGCATACATCCACATCTGCACAAAATGTTACACACGTTGGTAATTACAGGTTGGGTCCGTTTCCTACACTACCGAGGTACGTCGCCTGCACGGTAGCAGGAAGTAAATGTATGTATATAGAACCGGGTATATGGTTACATCCCGCATCCTTAATATAACTGCCTGTCCTTGTGTTTCTGTCAAATCAACAGGAAAGTATGATGAGAGTCGTCTCTAGCAACTGCAATCGGATGGTTGGATGGGACTCGTACCAAGCGGCCAAGGCAGGTTTAGGTTCCACGCTGGTGTTCGGTTGCTACAAAATGGGGTTTTACAACGATGGCAGTAGGACACTACGGACGAAATAAGGAGGCACATCGCACTACACTCAACCGTGttgaatgtaaaacaaaagcatttCGATCGCGTGTACCACCGATCCTGTCTCACTAGACATGGGTCGATGTGTAGTGTGTGCGAGCGTAGAATGCTTcctgaaaaataaattatctctAACGCAAAATGCTCTACATAAGTAAAGCCGAAACTAAATCACAGATGGGCAATAAGTGTACTCCAAACCGCAGAGAAGCTTTGAAAGAGGCAAAGAAAAACTCTAGACCGAAGCTACCATAAAAGCGAAACACCGCGCAAGGCGAATATTGGTCGGCCCTTCGGTCGACTCTAACAGTTTCAGAGTATTTGAGTTTCAGAGCCCGGAAGCTTAGTGCTATCCATAGTAGAGTATTTGTGGGGCATAGATTGGGCGCTGGGAATGTTTTTGGGGCATGCAAGGCGGATTTGTTGTGCGGGGGTTTTCCCTCTTCCCGGGTGCGAAAAGCAAGTGCGTCTAGGTATGGATTGAAGGACAttggggggagaaaaaacgttaaaaacgtttaaaataatataaacaatTTATCTACGTGAAAACTAATCACTTCAACTGCCTCTTCCTCTAGTCGGGTTTGCTGCACCCGAAACAAGCAACAATCTTCCTTTGATTGATACAAACAAATTGAACTACACTTGCTGCCGTGCCGTACGACGGTGCAACAGCAGCCAACCCATCTTCAAATACTTTAACCGCTCCGTTAAACATGAGTATTAGCATTACGCGCGATTAGAACTTCGGTCGGTtagatttaaaaaatgtatatacacacacacgataaGCTACTAACAGCGGCAGCTTCAATTGACGTATTCGGTGAACTGATCATCCACGCCGTCCCAATTATCAATCAACGTGTTTAACGCTCCCTCACCCATCGTAACCAGTCGGGTCGTTATTCGTCCAACGTTTTCGCTCATTCCCGTGTGGCAGAAGGTGACGCTGGTGCCGAtataatgatgataataacACAATTTATCGGTTagcatttcttcttcttcgtttttgtGCAGGACCCGCGTTCATCTCACACGGCCACAATGGACGCATTTCGCCACGCACTGCAGACACGTTGCGGGAGCGAACACATACCCATAACGATCGAAAAACCCACTCGCGAGGGGCCCGATTCGATCAGCGGgagtcaaacaaaaaacacacacaaactgaaTGAAACCCACGTCCAGTCGTCGGGGCCGGTTCTAGCAGCTGCCCCGCGCCCATCAATCGTTTTCCGTGTGCTTGTGCAGGGCGGCGGTAATGCAGAGCGCACCGCCGGGTATGAAGCGCACAAAGTTGTCGCCCACCAGCGGTCCCATCGCGTACAGGCCGGGATGGGCCGTGCGCAGTACCGCGTTCGTGTACTTATCCACCTCGATTGGGTTGTTTTTGCAGTCGATTGGTTTGGTCGGATCTTCGCCGAGGCCCAGCCCCGAGGCGGCGCTTAGATTGGACGCCCCCAGCTGATGCTGGCAGTGACCGCCGCCCGCACTGAGCGCCGGTGCGttgtagtgctgctgctgctgctgctgcttgtgatGTTGGTGGCGCGGTTTATCGGTGAGGTTGATGTGTTTGCATTTGGCACACATGTGCTTCAGCCAGTACAGCTTCCGGCCGAGGCAGGAGGTCAGCAGCTGCTCGGTAAACGTCCACATCGTGAGCGGCTGAACCGGGGGCCGGCCGAAGCACCGGTCTGGAGCCACCTGGTCGTCCTCCGTTTCCGAGTCGGGGCAGGCGTTGCCGTCCCCGCCCGCCGCCGGCTTCGTCAGCGTGGCGATGAAGCGAAGGTCGGGCCGGGACCCGATCAGTATCGCACAGTACGACACGTCCAGCACGCGCCGCTCGCCCGTCTTCAGGTGCTGGACGGTGACGCGGCCGGCCCCCGCCAGATCCACTAGCGTGTGCTCGGGCAGCGGGGTGTACAGGTCGTGCTTGCGGTTCGCGTCCTTCATCATCTTGTGCACCTCGTGGTACTCCGGGTACACGTTGCCCGGCAGCATCTTGTCCAGCCCGGCCGTCCGGTTGCGGTACACGTGCACCACCGGGATGCCGGACGAGCGGCAGATCGTGACGGCGTCGGCCGCACTCAGCCCCGCCCCCACGATCAGCACCGGCTTGAGCTGGGAGCGGCCCGGCTCGTCGTACTGCTCCAGCGCCCGCTCGAGATGGGGCAGCTCGTACTTCACCCACGGCATCTCCAGCCCCTCGCCCTTCACGCCGAGCCGGTTCGCCAGATCGGAGGCACCGTTTGCCAGGACGAGGTTTTGGCACACGATCGCGAACCGTTTGTTCGTCATTCGGTTGAATCTAACGggtggaaagggaaaaaagcgaaaggggctTAGTACAGCAAGTTCACGCTCAGGCCCTTGCCCGACAGGACTCACCCCGCTACGATCCACCGGCCGTGGCGGAAACGCTCCGGCAGCACCGTCTCGCACTTCCCGTCCAGCGGCACCACCGTCGTCACGATCGTTTCGTTCATGAAGTACCGCTCCAGCCCCATCTCCGCGACGTAGCTCGCGTAGTACTGGGCGACGCGCGAAATCAGTGCGCGCGTTTCCACCTCCTTCGACACCTGCCGCTTGAGCGAAAGGTTGCGGCGCGGGGGGCAAAGCAGCTGGACGTTCACCTTGCCGGTGCACTCGTCCAGCATTGCCACCACGCTCCCACCG
Proteins encoded:
- the LOC4577558 gene encoding LOW QUALITY PROTEIN: oxidative stress-induced growth inhibitor 1 (The sequence of the model RefSeq protein was modified relative to this genomic sequence to represent the inferred CDS: inserted 1 base in 1 codon; substituted 1 base at 1 genomic stop codon) — its product is MDLFSSKGLGQDALFAGQLSKQWIRTCADWISLPGLPFADXESRHPSVEAAGGDEPVTSEPVPSVCARCNSXVALSSSKCSKCHRSGTDGNNNTSVAGNNGMTGQQQHADGGSVVAMLDECTGKVNVQLLCPPRRNLSLKRQVSKEVETRALISRVAQYYASYVAEMGLERYFMNETIVTTVVPLDGKCETVLPERFRHGRWIVAGFNRMTNKRFAIVCQNLVLANGASDLANRLGVKGEGLEMPWVKYELPHLERALEQYDEPGRSQLKPVLIVGAGLSAADAVTICRSSGIPVVHVYRNRTAGLDKMLPGNVYPEYHEVHKMMKDANRKHDLYTPLPEHTLVDLAGAGRVTVQHLKTGERRVLDVSYCAILIGSRPDLRFIATLTKPAAGGDGNACPDSETEDDQVAPDRCFGRPPVQPLTMWTFTEQLLTSCLGRKLYWLKHMCAKCKHINLTDKPRHQHHKQQQQQQHYNAPALSAGGGHCQHQLGASNLSAASGLGLGEDPTKPIDCKNNPIEVDKYTNAVLRTAHPGLYAMGPLVGDNFVRFIPGGALCITAALHKHTEND